The following coding sequences lie in one Drosophila sulfurigaster albostrigata strain 15112-1811.04 chromosome 2R, ASM2355843v2, whole genome shotgun sequence genomic window:
- the LOC133837422 gene encoding serine protease 7, giving the protein MLTRKPVGILIIGMLLHCAVHAQQNCVNPNRNSGYCLSIYDCPSLIDLVQQILLTSNERMFLRDSQCENGFGRQPYVCCTRDKNYASVATTTPTPATTTTTARTVIQPSPTSANGDRGQGESLLPRPPACGPNSFLDRIYNGNDTALDEFPWMALLEYTNKRGQRELNCGGSLINNRYILTAAHCVTGQISVEVGQLTTVRLGEYDISKEIDCVRNVCNRPVIEIGIEEVIVHPQYNADDNNRHNDIALIRLNQQVELNEYIIPVCLPLVSTRAAINTNDKLTVSGWGRTLLARQSNIKQRIDLPVADQDYCKTKFATKRISVISSQLCVGGEYIRDSCDGDSGGPLMRYTGAWYLEGVVSFGNRCGLEGWPGVYTRVTDYIDWIIGTIRS; this is encoded by the exons ATGTTGACTCGAAAACCTGTGGGAATTCTTATAATTGGCATGCTGTTGCATTGCGCAGTTCACGCACAACAAA ATTGTGTGAATCCAAACAGAAACTCGGGCTACTGCTTATCAATCTACGACTGCCCTAGTTTAATTGATCTTGTCCAGCAAATATTACTTACCAGCAATGAGCGAATGTTTCTGAGAGATTCTCAATGTGAAAACGGATTTGGTCGCCAGCCTTATGTTTGTTGCACTCGTGATAAAAACTACGCcagtgtggcaacaacaacaccgacacctgcaactacaactaccACAGCAAGGACAGTAATTCAACCCAGTCCAACGTCTGCCAATGGTGATAGAGGTCAGGGAGAAAGCCTCCTCCCAAGGCCACCAGCATGTGGACCAAATTCGTTCCTCGATCGCATTTACAATGGCAACGACACAGCGCTTGATGAGTTCCCATGGATGGCATTGCTTGAGTACACGAACA AAAGGGGTCAACGGGAGCTAAATTGTGGTGGCAGTCTGATCAACAATCGCTACATACTAACCGCTGCTCACTGCGTAACTGGCCAAATATCCGTCGAAGTGGGTCAGCT AACTACAGTGCGATTGGGCGAGTACGATATTAGCAAAGAAATCGACTGTGTGAGGAATGTTTGCAACCGGCCTGTGATCGAGATTGGCATTGAGGAAGTGATTGTGCATCCCCAGTACAATGCGGATGACAACAATCGTCATAACGATATCGCACTCATTCGCCTCAATCAGCAAGTCGAACtcaatgaatatattataccTGTCTGCCTGCCATTGGTCAGCACACGAGCAGCCATTAATACCAATGACAAGCTCACCGTGAGCGGCTGGGGTCGCACTCTTCTTG CTCGACAGAGCAACATCAAACAACGCATTGATCTCCCCGTTGCGGATCAAGATTATTGTAAGACGAAATTTGCAACTAAGAGAATAAGCGTGATCAGCTCGCAATTGTGCGTGGGAGGTGAATACATTCGAGATAGTTGCGATGGCGATTCAGGCGGACCATTGATGCGATACACGGGTGCTTGGTATTTGGAAGGAGTTGTCTCATTTGGTAACCGTTGCGGTCTTGAAGGTTGGCCTGGTGTCTACACAAGAGTAACTGACTATATAGATTGGATAATCGGGACTATTCGTTCCTAA
- the LOC133837424 gene encoding uncharacterized protein LOC133837424, translated as MSQDEEQKSFVRISSRRDSSRSKFLSRPKTMARTMTTIAHVPNEDIRPSMKHFTQRHTSDPRPNYRTETIIGKIISNAKYQPDDSPDLMSRQPSYRKFRIPYEMICANRYRDSLKSYEAQLKHEVKKIIDFQSSAADACYFVRCMAITSFWPPLHHMTDVKHTSKNFFQLSERERWRLQIIMNTDIT; from the exons ATGTCCCAAGACGAGGAGCAAAAATCATTTGTTAGAATTTCATCAAGAAGGGATTCAAGTCGTTCGAAGTTTTTGTCAAGACCAAAAACCATGGCAAGGACCATGACTACGATTGCCCATGTGCCAAATGAAGATATTAGACCATCAATGAAACACTTCACCCAACGACATACCTCTGATCCAAGACCCAATTATCGAACAGAGACTATAATTggtaaaataatttctaatgCCAAGTACCAACCTGATGATTCTCCCGATTTGATGAGTCGCCAGCCAAGTTATAGGAAGTTCCGAATACCTTA TGAAATGATTTGCGCCAATCGTTATCGAGATTCGTTAAAGTCATACGAGGCGCAATTGAAGCACGAGgtaaagaaaattattgattttcagAGTAGCGCAGCTGATGCATGTTACTTTGTGCG ttGCATGGCTATAACTAGCTTTTGGCCACCTTTGCATCATATGACTGATGTGAAACACACAAGCAAGAATTTCTTTCAGCTTTCCGAAAGGGAGAGATGGCGTCTTCAGATAATTATGAATACCGATATAACATAA